A single genomic interval of Alligator mississippiensis isolate rAllMis1 chromosome 15, rAllMis1, whole genome shotgun sequence harbors:
- the PFDN5 gene encoding prefoldin subunit 5, producing the protein MAQVNMAELSLPQLEVVKSQLDQEVEFLSTSIAQLKVVQNKYVEAKDCLNVLNKSNEGKELLVPLTSSMYVPGKLSDVNHVLIDVGTGYYVEKSADNARDFFKRKIDFLTKQMEKIQPALQEKHTMKQVVAEVLSQKIQQLAAVGASQAATTKA; encoded by the exons ATGGCGCAGGTGAACATGGCGGAGCTGTCGCTGCCGCAGCTCGAGGTGGTCAAGAGCCAGCTGGACCAG GAGGTGGAGTTCCTGTCCACGTCCATTGCTCAGCTCAAGGTGGTGCAGAACAAGTACGTGGAAGCCAAGGACTGTCTCAACGTGCTCAACAAAAGCAACGAAG GGAAAGAGCTGCTGGTCCCACTTACCAGCTCG ATGTATGTGCCGGGGAAGCTCTCAGATGTCAACCACGTCCTCATCGACGTGGGGACTGGCTACTACGTAGAAAAG TCGGCTGACAATGCCCGGGATTTCTTCAAGCGGAAGATCGATTTCCTGACGAAGCAGATGGAGAAGATCCAGCCGGCGCTGCAGGAGAAGCACACCATGAAGCAAG TTGTGGCAGAGGTTTTGAGCCAGAAGATCCAGCAGCTCGCAGCCGTGGGAGCCTCACAGGCAGCCACCACCAAGGCATAG